A single region of the Zootoca vivipara chromosome 2, rZooViv1.1, whole genome shotgun sequence genome encodes:
- the RMI2 gene encoding recQ-mediated genome instability protein 2, with protein sequence MAEDSRLAQSPSPPLPPVKVLAAHLKRCHRVPGGPWLLDREEYRRPALSVSLVWLQGTVLAVEEGGSTVRLRDDSGPFVAQGVEKIPKGRPCLSAGKYVMVMGLVVSCSPEPTIRAVKMTDLSGNPLHRDMWQLEVEDLHRHIL encoded by the coding sequence ATGGCGGAAGACTCTCGCCTTGCGCAGTCGCCgtcgccgccgctgcctcctgtGAAGGTCCTGGCCGCGCACCTGAAGCGGTGCCACCGGGTCCCTGGCGGCCCGTGGCTGCTGGACCGGGAGGAGTACCGGCGCCCCGCTCTCTCCGTGTCGCTGGTGTGGCTTCAGGGCACGGTGCTGGCCGTGGAGGAAGGTGGCTCGACAGTGCGGCTGCGGGACGACAGCGGCCCTTTCGTGGCTCAGGGCGTGGAGAAAATCCCCAAGGGGCGGCCTTGCCTCAGCGCCGGGAAGTACGTGATGGTGATGGGCCTGGTGGTGTCTTGCAGCCCAGAGCCCACCATCCGAGCTGTGAAAATGACGGACCTTTCAGGCAACCCCCTGCACAGGGACATGTGGCAGCTGGAAGTGGAGGATTTGCAtaggcacattttgtga